Part of the Zingiber officinale cultivar Zhangliang chromosome 6A, Zo_v1.1, whole genome shotgun sequence genome, ATGCTGAATTTGAGTCTCACCTTGAGTTACTTCCTCGAACCTCACCTAACATTCTATCCGGTGCACGTGCACTACTAGTGTCTGTGCAAGAACCATCAGAATAGGCAACAAAATATGTGCAATAGTCTGCCAATGAGGATTGTCCACCTGAATAGGAGTAAGTGTTACATAGAGTTGTAGATCATAAGGAGTTATTGCATCAAAAAAAACGCCCATATCTTATACCATATGAAtggggaaaaaaaaagagaatcatTTCAGTTACTGCCATAAAGAGGTTGAACCAGGGTGCAGTGCACTAAAAGCAAATCATGCTCAAGGACAGAGAAGTGATGGCTCATTGCatctatttccttttcttaaaaaaaaataacacggACAATGAAGAAATAAATCCATTGAAATGACTACGAACCATGGATAAACAACATTGTCTTTATCTTCGATGCCTTAATCAATCATTTTTTTATCCATGTATTTAAGTTCCTTTCCCTAATCTAGATATTACACAGCCTGGCCTCAATCACTCTGTCTGCCTATAAtaactcaaactcttcaattCTTATGGTTCATTCTTCTCTAGCCTTGAGCTTACATTACAAGTGCTGCAAATCAAAGGTGCTTAACATgccaggatttttttttttctattatcaATTCAAAGAGGGAAATAATGGAAAACCTCAGAATAAAAAAAATGACTAGAAGGATAATAATATAGAATCCAAATAAAGAGAAATGTAGTCATAATGAAACGAGCATTACTAAAGAGCAGTTATAATCAGACCAAGAAACAAAAGATATGAAGAGGTTGTGCTTGCAATTCTTAATCGTACCTTTATTAGCTTGTGGGAAATATTGAGCCCATTTAGGCAAATCCCCATTATAGCTTACGATAGGACAATATCCTTCAGCCTCCCTGTTGTATGTACAGCCTGACAACTGAGTAGTGTTGCAACGATATGCCCCCTTCCAATGATTGCAAGGAAATGTAACAAACATAGTTCCTTGACTCCTACCCCAATCAAGGTGCTCAGCCATGCTATAATTAGCCTGGTACCAGCCACTATCCTCTAATAAAGCTAAGGTCATTTCTGAAACCACAGATCTTGTATCCACAGATCCTGTCATAATTTCATTCATTAAAAGTCTTTTCTCCCAGTGAGAACCTGATCATGAAACATATATCTGTTAGTGATAATGGAAAGCaaattagttaaattttcaaataaaaaaaataactaaatgaTGCCTTTTATTAGAAACAAACTACCTGATGTACCACGGCCACCTCCATCTTCCAACTCTAAGCCAGTAAAATTCTCAGAAAATGCCTATCGAACAGCAATAAACATCAAACcacaagaaaaagaaacctaAGTTTCAACACTAAACTAATTTTCATAGTCCAAATATAGAATGAAAAGAATTGTTTGCTCCAACTTACCCCATAATGGTATCTTGCATGCATAACAACTCGGGGTAGGACAACACGTGTGACCATACGGCCAAGCTTCTCATCCATAACTTGCACAGTGACCTGAAAGGATAGTTACATATGTAGACAAACAGTAAGCCGGCAGATGAACTAGATATAAAGTAACAAAAAacatcaaattgtgatgacaaacAGTAAAGTGATACCTGGCTACgccttctctttctctcatcaTGGAAGTGTGCAAAGGCATGAGGATCGAAACCTAAAACATGCATGACCTTCAAAGACAAATATTCTTCAGTTGCCACATGCCAGGCATAACAAAAGAACTTAAAAGTAGAACCGTATAGCATTTACAAACCTCATGTATCAATGTGGCAGAAAGCAACGTCTCAGCTTCAGCTGTTAAATGGCGAGGAGCAACATTCACATGACCTACAAATCATAGAAGGATAATTTTAATTGGAACAATAAACAAACTTTCATTAACTTCCAACAAATATGGTTGCAAGAAAGCACCAGCAATAGCACGACCCCATTGATCTCGCTCACATGCCACTGCCCATGCAAGAGTATTGCCAGTTGTGGGTCTAGTTGTTACCAAGAGGACTAGGTCCGTGTCAGCAACACCATCTACATGGGATTGAGAAATTATATAGCAAAATACAAAAAAATCGAGTATTGAAATGGCATTCTGTAGAACACTTAAACCAACCCAAAAACAAATCAGTACCTTCAACATATTCATGGGGGAGTTGCACACCACCATCCTGACCACATGCAGAATATCCACTTAATCGCAAGTTCCCCTTAACAGGTTCAACTGCTAGAGCACTTCTGAACCACTCTGCAGTTTGGCCTAGTGCCTAGTCAACAATTATGAAAGAAAAAGTTACAGAAATACCATAAGAGAGGTGGTGAAATATTGGACCAACGAAgtcaagcaatcaactgtatCAGACGTAGAACAGATCTCATCTCAAATCGATAGAAAAAACAAATGATACTACACTGTTTAATACAGACTGAACCAATAGGCTATAATTCGTACCTTCCTAAGACGTTGCTTCTTATCTTCCCCTGGAATATCTTCCAGTGTACAGTTATACCAACAATCTGCAAACACTGGCCTGTCTCCGTTGGGAGTGCACACGGGAGTTCTTGGAATTGATGTTGCAGAAGGTTCACCAAGCTGAAGCAACACCATGATCAGAGAATGATTCTCGCTTATAAAATACAAGACTTCATTGTTCATAAGCAATTTTATTAACTTCAACAGCTTACCTTCACAAGATCTCCAATGTTTAGACAATCCCTATCATGAGAATGGCCAACAGCATCATAATTTAGATATATCCGGATAGGCTTCTTCGAATCCTTTTGAAGTGGAGGTGTAGTAGACACCTGAAGCAAAGCTCTTCTACCACCTTGTTGTGATCCAGAGGAACTATGTTCGTAGTATACTTGTGGAGTGACCGAGTACTCTTTTCTGCCAGGGCGCCGCCTCTGGTGGAGTATCTCATCATGGATGCATGAGTGAGTGAGATAAACATCTCCCTCCCCAGCTTCCAAATTTTGCCGAATAAATGAATACTTATCTTGAGATTCTGCACCAGTTCCTCCAAAACTCACCAGAAGTAAAATTATCTAGAAAGAACAATAAGATCTTGTTAGTAAGCcacaacatcaaaaaaaaaaaaaatggcatcATCAAATAGCTAGGAAAGatgaaaataaagaaacaaaGGACTGTCGATCCAAGTAAGATTCAGTATAATGGCATTCACAAGACATAACATCATTTTGctagagtttcaaaattttagggTAAATTCGAACAATTTGAAAGAGAGTAAGAAATCAAGGTTCTCTCACTAGGAGGGATTTTATTTAATCCAGAAGACAGATCTACAATTAAATGACTTAAAATTAGTCTACAATGAGATCTACCCATGAAAATAAAGTAAACCCTAGACCACCAGCAGTCCTCACCAGGCCTCCCTATTCCCCGCAAAATCGCGGCAGATCACGAACACTCGCCTAAACGGAAGTCAAAGTTCTACAGCCAAACCCAAATCGATCCAACTTAACAGTTTCAACAGCAAATATTCCCACCCACAACAATAAAATCtccagaaaaatccaataaaataGAGACAAAACGGATCGAAGCATTCTACCTCGAGAGAGAGTACCGAAATAAGAACCGCCAAGGGAAATGCTATTCGAGACGACGTCTTGCGAGGAGGTGACGTCTTCACCTCCATCTACCGACCTCAAAATAAAGTTTCAATCGTGGGTTTCATTCCCACTCCCCCTGGGGAATGACCACTGCGCCACCAAGATAAGGTCGCTCTGTCAGCCCACTCTGGCCGGAAGGCGAGCTTTCTGCTCTCGCCGCCTCCTTGTGAAGGCCAGACACCAGCTGCGGCAAGAGAAATCTGATCCAGTGGCCAACACTGGCGGATCCGACCACCACCCGGAGAGGCGAATCGTAGGGGAGACGACGGAGACTGGAGCCGGACGCAGGAAGAGGCGACAAGTCTATAGCTGCGAAGAGGATTGAGAGTCGGAGAGGGGGAGAGAGAAGGGTTCGCCGATGTTCCAATCTTTTTCTTACCAGAACAAAACAACTTTTAATTTTGTTAGTATTAAATAGACCTTTTTCACTAATTTACGTTGAGAAAGCTACAGCGTTTGACACATATTACGAAAGTGCCATGCACATGGTATTTAATCATTTTATCTTTACGAGTGGCAAttgtaatttaaaaataaattattaacataaaaattaatttaatgaaattaatttaatataaataaacAGTCTATATATATCATTCAACGGATTACGTGGAGAAACGTTTAAAATGATAGTGATTTTGATTAACTCGATTGGACTATTTTCAGTTTGATTGATGGGTGAATTAGTTGAGTATTATGAATCTTGATCGATCTCATAATTCGGTGGTAGTTGGGCCGTCCAACGCTCAAACAAACTTTCAGTGTTATTAATATTTTATCGACTGctgcatttaattaatttacGCCTCGCCAAAAGtggttcatggagttcaaactaAAGGTGAGCGGTCAATCCGTCACACCCATCAAACCATTTATACCGGTCTAAATTGAATTGAAAAAACCTCATCAAATATATAGGATTGGATATAGAATTTTGATATTATATTATCTGATTTAATAAGATCGGTCGAATAATTTTTTATCGTAATAATAAAATCAACCCGATTTATGATTATCCCTACTTATAATATTACTACAACGTGTAATGAATAATGtctattatctttttaaaatattttattttttattatatttatatttatattttatattttatattttatttgatataaGGTTAGATATCTAAATAACTAATAATCCATCAGATATTTGATACATTAGAATTGTCGGATATTAAGTTGGATGTAGAGTTCTGATATTACATTATATAATTTAATAGgaacaaataattttttatcctaataatcGAATCAACACAATCAATCATACCAAAAGAAATGAAGGGCGACGTGATAAATTTGGAGGGAAATTATTCTGACTTCCCATACTTTCATTGCTTTTTGAAATGACTATGATTACAGTTGGGTAGTTTccataataactttttagtttaTTGTTGACATTGTAGCTTTGTTGTTATTGATAACAGTCGACTTTTAATGATGCATACATGGCTGTCCCTTATCTTCCTTAATTTtaattagggtttagggttaattgttgattatttataatttattcctCACGAGTCATGCCTTCTCATTAATCGCGATTTATGGCATCTAATTAAGGAAATTGTTGCTTGGGTGTAATTTTATTCCTCGTGGCTCCACAGTTATCAATAATCATGTAACGTTGGATGGGTTGCTAATTTTAACCTACAGTCTACTAGAATTAAATAAATGtatgtattaaaaaatagatgtataaaatttcattttaaaattgtGCGGTTGGCATATGCATCAAGAATATTAGTTTTTTTCCCTGTTGTTGTGATAAAAATAAGATGGAGCACAAGGTTTTAATTCTTTCAGTTAAATTTTCTCTTCCaactacatttttttttttctaaaataagaGAGAGAACGAATTCAGATATTCATATTTCACTAAAAAAAGCACCTAAATGTACAAAGTATAACATTCTttcataataaatatatatatatatttttcttagaaCCCTCAGAGAAATGGAAAACAATTTGGTTTTTTACTAAaagaattctcaaaaatcattttaaagaaaCACTATTTTAGGTATTTGATGGTATAATCCCTAACCTTCCCACCAATCACAACAACAAGACAATGCAAGATTAGTTGGAGAACAGATCATGGTGttgaaattaaaaagaaagaaaagttaacTAATAGTTTATTTTATTCATAGACATGTGGTAGGAGTCAAGAAATGTGTTGAAAGATTAAAGCCTACTGAGGATAATTAATATGTAGGGATAGCAATTAGGACAAAGTTTGTCCCAGTGTGGTCCTTTGGATAAACTTGTACAATAATATATAACGCATATTTGAACTTTatacaaataatattatttgcgtCAATTATTTTCCAACACAAAGTTTGTCCCAGATCATGGttttaaataagtaaaaaaattcCAACTAATTCTTAGACACTATTGAATAAGCCACATGCCTATGGCCCAAGGAACTACAATGTACGCACAGGCTCAACCTTAGCACTAGTACAGAACCAGACGAGCGAGCGACATGTGACGAAAGGGCATTAGAGACCCGCAAAGTGTTTGGTATTGTGCGACACCGTCATCAGGACGACATGCGGTTTGGGAATGACATTAACATTTTACTATCAACTAAATAATGAAGCATGTTACAACCAGAATGCacaaacgaagacatcatgaaACAACAATGAAGGCGGGGGTAAGCAGGAAGAATGGACTGATTAGAAATGGGTAGTCGAAAAAAGCAGCACTGCACTTGCTCGTGCATAACAATTTGCCGAGATTAGAGCTTATGTGCATTGAGGAATTTCAGATGTGTTTTAGCCTTTTTCATGTTGACAAACGCCAACTGCAAGTCATGTTTAACAGATCGGTAGTCACCTTTTGAGCTTGCTCTGT contains:
- the LOC121998797 gene encoding leishmanolysin-like peptidase, whose protein sequence is MEVKTSPPRKTSSRIAFPLAVLISVLSLEIILLLVSFGGTGAESQDKYSFIRQNLEAGEGDVYLTHSCIHDEILHQRRRPGRKEYSVTPQVYYEHSSSGSQQGGRRALLQVSTTPPLQKDSKKPIRIYLNYDAVGHSHDRDCLNIGDLVKLGEPSATSIPRTPVCTPNGDRPVFADCWYNCTLEDIPGEDKKQRLRKALGQTAEWFRSALAVEPVKGNLRLSGYSACGQDGGVQLPHEYVEDGVADTDLVLLVTTRPTTGNTLAWAVACERDQWGRAIAGHVNVAPRHLTAEAETLLSATLIHEVMHVLGFDPHAFAHFHDERKRRRSQVTVQVMDEKLGRMVTRVVLPRVVMHARYHYGAFSENFTGLELEDGGGRGTSGSHWEKRLLMNEIMTGSVDTRSVVSEMTLALLEDSGWYQANYSMAEHLDWGRSQGTMFVTFPCNHWKGAYRCNTTQLSGCTYNREAEGYCPIVSYNGDLPKWAQYFPQANKGGQSSLADYCTYFVAYSDGSCTDTSSARAPDRMLGEVRGSNSRCMASSLVRKGFVRGSMTQGNGCYQHRCVNRTLEVAVDGIWKACPEAGGPVQFQGFSGELICPSYHELCSSVSVSVNGQCPDRCSFNGDCVNGQCHCFLGFYGSNCSERSCPANCSGHGTCHPNGFCDCENGWTGIDCSTAICDEHCSLHGGVCDNGVCEFRCSDYAGYTCQNSSSLLPSLSLCGDVLVRDVFGQHCAPSEPSILQQLEAAVVVPNYNRLMPGGRSLFSIFDNSYCSTAAKRLACWISIQRCDKDGDNRLRVCYSACQSYNGACGAALDCSDQTLFSSEEDEGQCTGFGETVPWWIRRFGNLYAQR